The following are from one region of the Bdellovibrionales bacterium genome:
- a CDS encoding glycosyltransferase — MGSFKHLRIFILMLALSLGSLATAQANICLDLFAHSRWVSNKSSHAFLRVEYPTYSAPERAQQVFDNYNDSLQLVGQLGATSDSPALTIVIPAYKEAARLPRSVQRIKDFFEVFPFPVEVMIRIEKSPDNTVEVTQQAVGQSPIFKVFPHPVQRGKGYAVKQGMLEANGAYILFMDADLSTPLPEVFNILASAYKNQNVDVFIGDRHHKESDVTQKQSFRRQVIGSVFRFITTTTLSTVGLKGICDTQCGFKMFSAPAAQKVFNLIETNGFAFDVEALMLSSRLGFEVMPIPIQWVDDARSTVNPIVDAPKMLIDTIKMHRRIRNRTFEGNENE; from the coding sequence GTGGGGTCTTTTAAACACTTACGCATCTTTATACTGATGCTGGCGCTTTCGCTAGGTTCATTGGCAACGGCGCAAGCCAATATCTGTTTAGACTTATTTGCCCATTCAAGATGGGTCTCCAACAAGTCCTCGCACGCGTTCCTCAGAGTTGAATATCCGACCTACAGCGCGCCCGAGCGGGCTCAACAGGTTTTTGATAACTACAATGACTCTCTTCAGTTGGTGGGCCAACTTGGGGCGACTTCGGATTCCCCCGCATTGACCATCGTTATTCCAGCTTACAAGGAAGCGGCTCGTTTACCTCGAAGTGTCCAGCGGATTAAAGATTTTTTTGAGGTATTTCCATTTCCCGTGGAAGTTATGATTCGTATCGAAAAATCGCCTGACAACACGGTTGAGGTGACCCAGCAAGCGGTGGGGCAAAGTCCAATTTTTAAAGTCTTTCCCCATCCTGTCCAGCGCGGGAAGGGATATGCCGTGAAGCAAGGAATGCTCGAAGCGAACGGCGCCTACATTCTTTTTATGGATGCCGATCTTTCTACGCCACTTCCTGAAGTCTTTAATATCTTAGCCAGCGCCTACAAGAACCAAAATGTGGATGTTTTTATCGGTGATCGACACCATAAGGAGAGTGATGTCACTCAAAAACAGTCGTTTCGCCGGCAAGTGATTGGCTCCGTATTTCGTTTTATAACGACCACCACACTATCTACAGTGGGTCTTAAAGGGATTTGCGATACTCAGTGCGGATTTAAGATGTTCTCGGCTCCGGCGGCGCAAAAAGTTTTTAATCTGATCGAAACCAACGGGTTTGCCTTCGATGTGGAAGCGCTGATGTTGTCCTCACGACTTGGCTTCGAAGTGATGCCCATTCCCATCCAGTGGGTGGACGACGCCCGCTCGACGGTCAATCCCATCGTCGACGCCCCGAAAATGTTGATAGATACAATTAAAATGCATCGAAGAATTCGCAATCGAACTTTTGAAGGAAATGAAAATGAATAA